In Nyctibius grandis isolate bNycGra1 chromosome 6, bNycGra1.pri, whole genome shotgun sequence, a single genomic region encodes these proteins:
- the PAIP2B gene encoding polyadenylate-binding protein-interacting protein 2B, translating to MMNGSDLASTTASSPKSKEDQVVNGHDEKENNPFAEYMWMENEEDFNRQVEEELQEQEFLDRCFQEMLEEEDQDWFIPSRDLPQGMGQLQQQLNGLSVGDSHTSEDILSKSNLNPDAKEFVPGVKY from the exons ATGATGAATGGCTCCGACCTCGCCAGTACGACGGCGTCCAGTCCCAAATCCAAAGAGGACCAAGTAGTGAACGGCCACgatgagaaggaaaacaacCCCTTCGCAGAGTACATGTGGATGGAGAACGAGGAGGACTTCAACAGACAG gtggaggaggagctgcaggagcaggagttTCTGGACCGCTGCTTCCAGGAgatgctggaggaagaagacCAGGACTGGTTCATTCCATCGCGCGACCTGCCCCAGGGcatggggcagctgcagcagcagctcaacGGGCTCTCCGTCGGCGACAGCCACACTTCAGAGGACATTCTG AGCAAAAGCAACTTGAATCCAGATGCCAAGGAGTTTGTGCCCGGCGTGAAGTACTGA